One Oceanotoga teriensis genomic window, TTTCAGAATCTTTGAGTCAAAACTATACAGTTCTCAATATAAATAATTACGAAGATCAAGTCTTTAATATGATAAAAAATAACAATTTAAAATTTATTATTTTTAATGATGAAAATAATAAATTTTCTGGATATCTTGATTTAATGAATAAAGATAAGTTTAATATTGAAAAGATAAAAAAATTAAATGTAAAAAGTGATTTTAGCCTTTTTGATTCTTTGAATATAATGTTAAAAGCTGGAGTATCTAAAATTCCTGTTATAAATAATAAAAATGAAATAATTGGTTTACTTGAATTTGAAAGTATTTTTAAACATTTTTCTCTTTCAGAGGTGAATAAATGAATATTTTTAAATTTTACAATGAAAACTTAGATTATTTATTTTTAAAAACTTATGAACATCTTTATATTTTTATTATTTCATGGTTATTAGCTGTTATAATTGGTATATTGATAGGTATTTTTGTAAGCAGACCAAAAAGAAAAAAAACTGGAGAATTAATTATAAACATAATGAGTACAACACAAGCAATACCATCAATAGCTGTAATAGCTCTTGTTTTCATATTTTTAGGTATTGGAGCAACTCCTGCAATCTTTGCTTTATTTCTATATAGTTTAGTACCTATTATATTCAATACTGCTTCTGGATTATTAAGTGTTGATAAAAAATTGATCGAAGCTGCTAAAGGGATGGGTATGACAAACTTTCATATACTTTTTAGAATAGAAATACCAATGTCAATTTCATCAATATTTTCTGGTCTTAGAAATTCAGCTGTGATAAATATTGCAACAACAACAGTAGCTTCAGCAGTTGGAGCTGGAGGACTTGGAGAATTAATTTTCATAGGTTTAAGTGCTTTTGATTATACAATGATATTAGCTGGCGCTTTACCTGTTTCTTTGCTTGCAGTAATTATAGATCAGATTTTAGGTCTAATAGAAAAATTTTTAACTTCTAAAGGAATCAAAATGATAACAGAAAATTAGGAGGCGATATACATAAAAATAATAAATACTTATAGAGATACTACTATTTATAAATTTAAAGATATTTATCAGGTTATAGCTTTAGATACTCTTGGTTCAATTGGTGAAAAAAAAAATGATGAATTATCTTTTAATGTTGTAGATTCGGCTATGTTCACTTTAAATGTTTGTTTAAATGAATTATATAGTTTAAATGTAAAACCATTAACAGTGCTTTCTATGGTTAGTAATGAATGGAATCCAACAGGAATGAATGTATTAAAAGGTATTAAAAAAGGTCTTTCAAAGTTAGAATTAGACATTCCTATTAATGGAAGTACAGAAGAAAACTTTAAAACTTCAATGACTGCTTATGGTATGGCTGTTTTTGGATATACAGAAAATATTATATGGAGAAATTCAAAAGAAAATGATCATATATATTTGATAGGTATTCCATATGTAGGTGAAGAAGTTATCAAAAATCAAAATAATATTTTAAATCCTAAAATAATAGCTCAAATAATTAAAGAAAATCCAATAGGAGATTTTCTTCCCTGTGGTTCGGGTGGCATATATAAGGAACTCGAAATTTTATCAAAAGAAAATGAATTAAAATATATTTTATTCGATGATATAATAGAAAATAAAAATATCAATATAAAAAAATCTGCAGGCCCAGCAACCTGCGGAATTTTTACTTCTAAAAAAGAAATAAAAAGAAATGATATACCTTTATTCGAAATAGGGAGGATTAAAAAATGTATACATTGATAACTGGAGGACAGGCATGTGGTAAATCAACTTATGCCCAAATTCTTGCCGAAAAAGAAAAACCAAACAGAGTTTATATAGCTACTGCTCAAATATTTGATGAGGAGATGAGAATAAAAGTAGATAATCATATAAAAGAAAGAGGAGAAAATTTCTTTACAGTAGAAGAACCCTTTAATCCTATTGATGCTTTTAAAAAGGCTTTAACTTATAATCCCAATGTTATTTTAATGGATTGTATTACAATGTGGACATCTAATTTACTTTTAAAACATGAAAAAGATGATGATTATATAATCTTTGAAAAAGTAGATAAATTTATAGATTTTCTTAAAAAGAATGATATACCTAAAACTATTTTTGTTACAAATGAAGTAGGTTGGGGAATAATCCCTGAAAATACCTTAGCAAGAAGATATGTAAGAATATTGGGCACTGTAAATAAAAAATTTGCAAAATTATGTGATAATGTATTTTTAATGGTTTCAGGAATAGAGGTGAAAATAAAATGATAGTAGGAACAACTTCATGGCAAATACCTGGAACATATCTTGAAAATTTAAAAATATTAAAAGATGAAGTAGATTTTGTAGAATTATTAATATATTCATGGGATGAACATATTCAATCTATAATAAAAAAAGAATCCGAAGAACTTTTTAACTCTGACATAAAACTCAGCATTCATCTCCCAACAGATAATATGAAAAGCATTAGAAATGTTTG contains:
- a CDS encoding ABC transporter permease; the encoded protein is MNIFKFYNENLDYLFLKTYEHLYIFIISWLLAVIIGILIGIFVSRPKRKKTGELIINIMSTTQAIPSIAVIALVFIFLGIGATPAIFALFLYSLVPIIFNTASGLLSVDKKLIEAAKGMGMTNFHILFRIEIPMSISSIFSGLRNSAVINIATTTVASAVGAGGLGELIFIGLSAFDYTMILAGALPVSLLAVIIDQILGLIEKFLTSKGIKMITEN
- a CDS encoding bifunctional adenosylcobinamide kinase/adenosylcobinamide-phosphate guanylyltransferase, which gives rise to MYTLITGGQACGKSTYAQILAEKEKPNRVYIATAQIFDEEMRIKVDNHIKERGENFFTVEEPFNPIDAFKKALTYNPNVILMDCITMWTSNLLLKHEKDDDYIIFEKVDKFIDFLKKNDIPKTIFVTNEVGWGIIPENTLARRYVRILGTVNKKFAKLCDNVFLMVSGIEVKIK